TCTTTGTCACGCAGCCTCTAGAAATATGCATGCACTGCAGAAGGTAGAGACGTAGATAGCCGAAAACTACTTCGGAATTGAGACAATGTCTTGAACAATGCACAGAAATTGTATGCGATCTGAGACCGCTACACAGTTGTTCTCTCTTAATCACGTAATCAGTGGTTACGTTTGCAATGGACAAACCTCTCAGATGATCATAAAGATTGCCTTGAGACATGTACTCATAAACCAGTGCCAAATGATCTTTCTCCCAGCAGAAACCAACCAATGATACTAGATTCCTGTGATACACCTTTGTCAAGCTCTGAACCTAGGTAACGAGAGAGAGAACATGACGATAATCTCTTAATTTGTCAGGAATCCCACCGGCAAAATTCTAATGTCTTTTAGGTGATCAAAATTGGTACCTCAGCTAAGAACTCATCGGGTCCATGTGACGAGGACTCGGAACACATCTTGACAGCAACCTCAGTATTGTCTTCTAAACGACCATAGTATACAAGCCCAAGACCTCCTTGTCCAATGAACCTTTCAACGCATCTTGAGTTCTTGACAGCAACCTCAGTATTGTCTTCTAAACGACCATAGTATACAAGCCCAAAACCTCCTTGTCCAATGAACCTTTCAAACTTATTTGTAAACTTCTCCAACTCCTTGTATGTGAATCGGCGATTCTCAGTATTTTCCAGGTGCTCCCTGTGACCTTTCCTACTAACTGGAGCTCCCACAAGTTCTGCCTGTGGCAGGATCACGAGTAGAAACTGGTCGTGCAAATGATAGATATAACATAAATACTAAATATGGTAAACCATGATAATCCCCATTGATACATGTTATAGAAGATAAGACCATAAGAGCACACTCACTGTTAGGCTTTCTTTTCTGCCTCCAGACCAGATATGAAATGACAAGTACAGCCACTACCAGTGCAGGAACCAATACTGAAATAGATATGATAGATGTTCTATTTCTCGATGAAGACGGGCTAATTGTTTGGTTGCACATGTCTTGATCAGATTCATACCTTAAATTACTTACTACAATCAGTTCAGAGTATTTGGTGTGGAAGACAATCTTAAATTTGTTACATCCGTACATGTGTAAGATCGCAGAAAGAAGAACACTCCACATTTCACATTTGGACGCATATTAATAGAAAAAAAGGTTAACAGGAAAACCCAAACCTGAAAACGTAAGATCCTGCATTATTTTTACAGAGGGAATCTGGAAGCGAGCCATTCAGACGGTTGACTGACAAATTTCTGCACAAAGTAGTACGCAACTTAGACATTTAGTAATTTTGTCTTGCTTAGTAGTAATAATTATAAATAATCTATCCACTAAAGTAACCTTTTGGGAAGGATAACTTGGTAGAGCCAGGTACTGACCCACTTAAaaaaaaaaagtccattttactaccctgaataaagtgGGTGGTTCACTTTACCCCCTGTCTATTTTTCCGCTTCTTTTACCCCCCAACAAACCCAAACCGGACAAAACACNNNNNNNNNNNNNNNNNNNNNNNNNNNNNNNNNNNNNNNNNNNNNNNNNNNNNNNNNNNNNNNNNNNNNNNNNNNNNNNNNNNNNNNNNNNNNNNNNNNNNNNNNNNNNNNNNNNNNNNNNNNNNNNNNNNNNNNNNNNNNNNNNNNNNNNNNNNNNNNNNNNNNNNNNNNNNNNNNNNNNNNNNNNNNNNNNNNNNNNNNNNNNNNNNNNNNNNNNNNNNNNNNNNNNNNNNNNNNNNNNNNNNNNNNNNNNNNNNNNNNNNNNNNNNNNNNNNNNNNNNNNNNNNNNNNNNNNNNNNNNNNNNNNNNNNNNNNNNNNNNNNNNNNNNNNNNNNNNNNNNNNNNNNNNNNNNNNNNNNNNNNNNNNNNNNNNNNNNNNNNNNNNNNNNNNNNGGGCACGGTCCGGCGTCGGCGCGGGAAGGGAAGGGGCGGCCGGGCACCGGCCGACATAGGCAGGCGGCTGCGGTCAGCGACGTCGCGGGCTAGGCGAGCGCGCGGACGGGGCGCAGCGGCGGGGCAGCACGACAGCAGAGGAGGCGCGCGCAGGTGCGGCcggggggggagggggcttgcaAGCAGCAGAGCAGCTCGGTAGGTGCAGGTGGCCGGCGAGCGGGTGTGGGCGAGTGTAGCGAGGCGTGGCAAATGCGCTAGGGGCGGCGGCAACAACAGCAGGACGAGCAGCGCAGTAGTGGCGGTGAGGGCGAGCAGCGGCAAGGCGCGGTGGCGGAGCAGGGTACCCCGCGGAGAGAGAGAGAACcctgacaagggggccccacctAGGTCAAAACCGCCGTTGACTAGTGCCACATCAGCAGCGGGTGGAGAAAAACCAGCCGAGGGGGTGTTTTGTCCGGTTTGGGTTTTGTTTTGGGGGGTAAAAGAAGCGGAAAAATAGATCAGTGGGTAAAGTGAACCGCCcactttattcagggtagtaaaTGGACTTTTTTCCTTAAAAAATAATAGTTTAACTAAAAATTCTATATAGAATAGTGATCCTATTAATTGATACTTCCAAATATTCGAGCGCCGCGAGCAATGCAAATTTATTAGATATCACGCCATGCAAACTGCTAATGGAGAGATCTCTGCACGGAAATTACCATTCAACATAAGGGAATGGCTACATATATGAGTAGAACATAACAGACCATTTAAAAAGAACTCACAGAGATATTATCCTCGTAGCGTTACCAGTTGTGCTGCTACATTTCACGCCGTCCCATGCATATTTGGTTGGGAAACATGGATCACCCATCCAGTTTTTCATTACTCCATACTCAAGTTTGATACACATGATGGCGTCGACTACATTACAAAAATGAGGAGGGAGGGGGTCATGATTTTTTTTATCATACACATAAAAACAATGTTTCAGATGCTAAATGGAACTATGTAGGTTCTGATTCCTCAGGCTAATCTAtcatcatattactaaaacaggcGGTTAAAAGGAGCTCCCGCGTATCAGGGTTATACTATCTAAATTAATCAAGCATCATTGATTATGTTAAAACATATAAATTGGTATAAGGCAAACATATCTATATTTGACAGAGGCATGTACATTATACGAAATATCTAGCCATTCAAATGGGAAAACTCTAGCACGGCCAACAGAAAAGGACAGGTAAAATGGAGAAAGCATTCAATTCACTTCAGACACTTTAGCAGGTTTTTTCTTGTGCTGCCGCTTCCTTAGTCCGATGCGCGTGGTTTGGTGAAACCTGCTTTCTTTTTTCTCAAATACACAAAGCTTACGTATCATTCTATTGGCGAAACCTGCTTTCTAGTTGAACAACATTAAGCGTCATTTTGTCAAACACTTTGAGGGCAACGAGGTGGCAAGGCAACGTGCCACAACACCGTAGGAGGCCCAAGCTATGATGCATCAGGATTCAGGAGCTGCTTCAGACGCACTAGGCGGCCACGCGACACAGTGTCACTGCCCTTCGCCGCCGCCTGCGCTCCTTGCCGGTTGGCTAGGCGCTTACATTGGATAAGCTAGGCGCTTCAGACGGCTTGATTTTTGCACGACGATACAATCAAGATGAAACATGGTGTACATTGCAGGGTTCACACATCTATAACCTTCTCTTCAAAGTTAAGAATAAACAGCACGATGCACACCTACACTACAGGGTACTTGGTGAGAAACTGAGGAGATTCATGCTGTGTCTACAATGTGATTGAGTGATCATAACGAGTGACACACACGTGCAAAAAGAAATGGTTATGTACCCATATCATCGCTCCACAGATGCGCAAatactcaactaaataaattacTCCCATGAGTTCTACTAGAGCTaggtcaattaatttggatcggagagAGTACTGTACTTAAATATCCTCTGGGCGCCATGTAGATCCCGATGAAATCTGTGGCCTTGAATCGCCCAAAGGAGTACTATCTTGGTTCAGTTATCTCCGAATCCGATAGCACCCCTTCACACGGCTCCTGTGTGTCGCACTGGCTCTGGGATGGCTCCGGCACACGTAAGGTTGCACTCTCGCAGCTGAGCATCAGAAGAACATCCCACATGCTGGGCCGGTCTCCCGCATTGGGCCTGGAGCACCATACCGCGATCTGAATGCATCTCATTATCTCGGCCATTTTTGATTCACCATGCAATGCTGGATCTATCATGTGGTACATCTCCATTGATCCTGCCATTGTCGGCAATCTGACAAGCTGCAGCATCATAAATAGAGAAGGCAATTCGTTTTATATTACTTGAGTGCCCCTATTTAGCAAATCCGATATATGAACAAAGAAAATGGGCTGGTACATCCAAGGAATTCTATTTGCAGAGCACAGTTTTCAGAGGACAGTAGTTAGCACATGTACTTACATCACCTGCATCCTTGAAAAGTGCATCGGGCCTCTTTGCAGTAATTATCTCAAGAAGAGTGATACCGAAGCTATACACGTCACTCTTAACTGAGTAGATACGGTCAATAACATATCCAGGATCCATATAACCCCTAAAACCAAACATATACGAAAatacatgaagatgaagaaaatACATGAGGTGATGGAGCAAAGGCTTACTGTGAATTTGATAAGTTCATACCTTGTACCGAGTAAACTACCCTTGTGTCGTTCACGCCCATCCGGACTACACACTTTTGCAAAAGCAAAATCAGTAATCTTAGGAGTCATGTAAGAATCTAAGAGAATCCTTTGTGGATTTAAATCCCCATGCATAATTTGTATCCCACAGCAATCATGTAGATAGGCCACCCCGCGGGCTATCCCTAAAATTATTTTGAAGCGCTCAGACCAGTTGAGCGACACCCTTGTTCCTGTGCCAGTGAGATACTTATGGTCACAATCGTGAGAGAACAAACTAAGTGAAAAAGGCCCACAATGAACTATAAGAACAACTTAGAAGAGGCATACCAGTTACCGTGTCAGACAAACTCCCATTTGGTAGAGATTCATAGACTAAAAGTGCTTCTCCTCTTTCACTGCAACATCCAATGAGCTTAGCAACGTTTTTGTGTAGAAGCTTTGCATGAAAGCGGACTTCATTTTCAAATGTGAGTGAAGAATGGGAGTTATTTTGATGAAATCTTTTGATCATGACTTCAAGTCCACTGTCCAATCGTCCCTGCAAGCATCAACACTAGGTTTATCTATGACAATTTGTCGGTATGTGATTTATTACTGCTGCAaagatttccaaaaaaaaaaaggGGAGCGTCTAGGTTGGATGTATGCCAAATAACCATTTGATTCTAGACATATACATTTCGGCTCAATACAGTATTCAATTTTACATCCATGTTATGTAGAAATGCTTTAAGATTGTGCTCCTTTTGCAGATAACAAAACAAAAGGTGACATACATATGTACATATCTTAATCCATGTTAAAACTAATTACAAGTAAGAATTTCTCTGGTAGAAATATGTCTAAATTGGCATGTTAGAACCTTCATCCGGGGAATGGATATCTGATGTGACCATAAACCGCGCTATTCCATGTACACTGCAGATTGGAGGTTTTTGTATTGAGGTGCCGTCGACACAACCAGAGAAGCAAAAGATCAAACCAACCTTTAGAACACCATGCAATTTCTTTTGTATTGGTCGTCTGTGCGAGGAGTACCAGGACGTGAAGGCCGAAACCCCAAGGCAACGTGGAGGAGTCCAAACCATGTTGACTTAGCTTTAACATACGTACGTTCCTTGAGTGCTAGTCTGTTTTGGATTTTTGTGATCGGCTTGCCGGATACTTAATTAGTTAAATCATGATTAGTTAGAATAGGAAAGAGATAAGAGTCCGTATCTTTTTAGCTTGTTTGTTAGGTCGGTTGGTTCAGGTTTAGTTTTGCCTATAAAACAGGCAGGCCTCGGCCTTGTACGGGACGGAACTTTTTGGAGGTGGGTGGAGAAAAGCATCAGGTTGGATGCGTCAAATATATGTCTTGTTTGCTGATCCTTGAGGGATTTTGGAGCtgctatatgtgtaggatttgatCCGATCAGATTCTTGCTCAAGTTTTTGTTCTTTGGTCTTCTTGCGTTTTTGCTTGATCCGAAGAGCCACTCTACTATTTCGACCCACGCTGCTGTTGCGACGATCGTTTGTCGACGTTCTTGCTATTTCGTTGAGTACCGTGAAAGATTGGGCCAATAAACGACTCGTCATCTAGTCGGGTCCCATCAATATCTATCTTTAACAAGCAGCATGCAATCTTTCGCCTCTCAAAACTCAATATCAGAGCTATGCTGTTTAGGAAAAATTCAGAAAGAATAAAGTTTAATGTGTCGTATGCAAAGGTAAAGGTGTTGTGGATGCACCTTTTTTGCATGCCATTATTAGCCAGGGTTGATGAAACTTGATTTACATATGCCAAGACATGTCTTGTCAGATCTTTTATAAACTTGAGGTAGCTAAATCAGAAGCAGGGGGACAGGGAATTTTAATTAATGAACTGATCACTTCATGATGTTTGAATATATGAAAGTAAAGGAGCAAAGGCATGTTTGCTGATGTAATGCCCAAACAATTTTTTGCACTGGTAATTTGGTCATCTTAAAAGGGTAACAGCATCAGTAAAAAACACTAAAACTACCAGCGAATAAACCAGGGAAGTTTTGTTGTGAAAATTTAGTTATGATGCTTGTGTGTTATGCATTTGAAAAGTGCAGCAAGACTTGGACCATTAAGAATATACTTGCGAAGAATAATACAAGAAGATAAAAAGTTTTTTTTTCCTCCTAGATCCAAAaaggattttttttttcttttctttcaaaaGCACATTCATACTATGTACCTTATACACATCAGCGTATCCACAACTTCTAATTTTGCATTGGAATGCAAAATTATTTGTAGCAGCCAACAATTGGGAGAAATGAAAACCTGAAAACCCTGCAGGGAATGCACCATGAGCTTTGTTTGTTTGTGATGCAGACTGTAGTTTCCTTTCAAAGTTGATGGGTTTTGCCGAATGTTATAACTAATACGTCTAAATATTCATTTATTGATTCTATTATCTTCAGTATGCATTGATGTTGAGTTGGTGCTTGTAGCTACTACCTGATCCGTTGAGTTCATGAATACAAGGAGCTGTTTCTACCATTTTCCAGGGCAAACAGTGACCCCACCGGAACTTCTGCTTCCTAGCAAAAGGTTCAGCAATTTCCTGGTAACCTGAATTAAAACTCAATTAAATATGTTATACACATGACTCATGAGCAATATCAGAAAAAGTAATAGGAATATACTTTGATTAAACCATGTTCAAGAAGAATCATACAGGACATGAAGTTGTACTTTGGAAAGTTAAGTAAACATTTGGCAAGGTTGAACATGAAAGTACATGGCCCCATGGCAAGGAAATCAGCTCCCACTTATGGGTTAAGATCCCATCTCTCAGTTACGTAGTTTGTCATTTAAATTAGGAAGAGCTATTAACTTGGGACTCAAGTCAATCAGAAGATCTATGATTTATTACTTATATCGGATTGTTAAAGAGCAACCCCTATGAGTAATAAATCCAGCTAGAATTAGGAGAGCAACTCTTCTATCTTGCCTTTGGGGTGATAGCCCTTCCCCTACCTGTCCCTAAAACCTAGTAGTACACAATACAATGCAATATATCAAATTCAAGATCCCAACTCCATAAACAGTTAACTGAAAGAATTACTTGTTAGCTGGTGTTCCTCAACAGCAATGGACTCAGCGCTCCTGCATGCCTGCGATCTTTCTAATTCAACAGGCCGTAAACTACATTCAGTCCTGAAAATTCATGGTTAAGAGATAAAAGTAACTATTTTATGTATGTAACTAAATGTTTTGGAAATAATGTTGTGGCCACTTCTTGCAGTAACCAAGCAACAGATTAAGTATCTCTATTTCCTTGTGCTTGCTAACAAAGTAAGTACGTAGACCAAATTGATGAATTCTGACTGAGCTTCAGAGTTTGAGTGACTGATAGATGATGTCAGCACTCCTCCTGCGTCCTGAAACAACAAAACAAATTTCAAGCATACGAGACTAGTATTACGTGAAGACCCTTGGCTACAATCGAAAAGCCATGATGATGTTTACCAGTGAAGTACAAACTGACTATACCTGAGATGAGCACGTCGACAGCGTGCCGTTGCTTATTCTTTCGAGACGACAAGTTA
This window of the Triticum aestivum cultivar Chinese Spring chromosome 5D, IWGSC CS RefSeq v2.1, whole genome shotgun sequence genome carries:
- the LOC123121321 gene encoding cysteine-rich receptor-like protein kinase 25 isoform X1 encodes the protein MVETAPCIHELNGSGFSGFHFSQLLAATNNFAFQCKIRSCGYADVYKGRLDSGLEVMIKRFHQNNSHSSLTFENEVRFHAKLLHKNVAKLIGCCSERGEALLVYESLPNGSLSDTVTGTRVSLNWSERFKIILGIARGVAYLHDCCGIQIMHGDLNPQRILLDSYMTPKITDFAFAKVCSPDGRERHKGSLLGTRGYMDPGYVIDRIYSVKSDVYSFGITLLEIITAKRPDALFKDAGDLVRLPTMAGSMEMYHMIDPALHGESKMAEIMRCIQIAVWCSRPNAGDRPSMWDVLLMLSCESATLRVPEPSQSQCDTQEPCEGVLSDSEITEPR
- the LOC123121321 gene encoding cysteine-rich receptor-like protein kinase 25 isoform X2, translated to MVETAPCIHELNGSGFHFSQLLAATNNFAFQCKIRSCGYADVYKGRLDSGLEVMIKRFHQNNSHSSLTFENEVRFHAKLLHKNVAKLIGCCSERGEALLVYESLPNGSLSDTVTGTRVSLNWSERFKIILGIARGVAYLHDCCGIQIMHGDLNPQRILLDSYMTPKITDFAFAKVCSPDGRERHKGSLLGTRGYMDPGYVIDRIYSVKSDVYSFGITLLEIITAKRPDALFKDAGDLVRLPTMAGSMEMYHMIDPALHGESKMAEIMRCIQIAVWCSRPNAGDRPSMWDVLLMLSCESATLRVPEPSQSQCDTQEPCEGVLSDSEITEPR